A DNA window from Shewanella baltica contains the following coding sequences:
- the grpE gene encoding nucleotide exchange factor GrpE has protein sequence MSNESIKAEQDLIQEGVESEVSTAEASLIDELTQANFRIEELEQLLAEALAKVEEQKDSVIRAAAEVDNIRRRAAMDVEKANKFALEKFANELLPVLDNMERALMGTNPEDEATKSIYQGVELTQKSLLTAVAKFGVKQIDPQGQSFNPDQHQAIGMQPSAEFPANTVMLVMQKGYELNSRLLRPAMVMVSQGGPNQESATIDIEA, from the coding sequence ATGAGCAACGAATCGATTAAAGCAGAACAGGATCTGATCCAAGAGGGTGTAGAGTCTGAAGTATCTACCGCAGAAGCAAGTCTGATCGATGAGCTTACCCAGGCCAATTTCCGTATTGAAGAGCTGGAACAGTTACTCGCTGAAGCTTTGGCGAAAGTTGAAGAGCAGAAGGATTCAGTCATCCGCGCTGCAGCCGAAGTCGATAATATTCGTCGTCGTGCCGCAATGGATGTGGAAAAGGCGAACAAGTTTGCCTTGGAAAAGTTTGCCAATGAACTGTTGCCAGTACTTGATAACATGGAGCGCGCATTGATGGGGACTAACCCAGAAGATGAAGCGACTAAATCGATTTATCAAGGTGTTGAGTTAACTCAAAAAAGCTTACTCACTGCGGTGGCTAAATTTGGTGTTAAGCAAATTGATCCACAAGGTCAGTCATTTAACCCAGATCAACATCAAGCGATTGGCATGCAGCCAAGTGCTGAGTTCCCTGCGAACACTGTGATGTTGGTGATGCAAAAGGGTTATGAGCTGAACAGTCGCTTGCTGCGCCCTGCTATGGTAATGGTGTCACAGGGTGGCCCTAACCAAGAAAGCGCAACGATAGATATCGAAGCTTAA
- the nadK gene encoding NAD(+) kinase gives MTTKFHTIGLIGKPHHQGTNQTLKRLHHWLTMQGFEVLVEERVAAELGPNIEAVDLLEIGARCDLAIVVGGDGNMLGAARVLARFDLGVIGVNRGNLGFLTDLPPDAFEEALAKVLDGEFDTEHRFLLEAEVYRHGMLKASNTAVNEAVLHPGKIAHMIEFEVYIDDQFMYSQRADGMIVSTPTGSTAYALSAGGAILTPNLQALILVPMFPHTLSCRPIVVDACSTIKMVVSPDNGENLEVSCDGHVHLAVLPGDEIIVRRSSERLRLIHPKGHNYFHVLRTKLGWGSKLF, from the coding sequence ATGACCACAAAGTTTCATACTATCGGCCTTATCGGCAAACCTCATCACCAAGGGACCAACCAAACCTTAAAACGTCTGCATCATTGGCTGACAATGCAAGGCTTTGAAGTCTTAGTGGAAGAGCGTGTTGCTGCCGAACTAGGGCCCAATATCGAGGCGGTCGATTTACTAGAAATTGGCGCGCGCTGCGACTTAGCCATAGTCGTCGGTGGTGACGGTAACATGCTTGGTGCTGCTAGGGTATTAGCCCGCTTCGATTTAGGCGTGATTGGCGTTAACCGCGGTAATTTGGGCTTCTTAACCGACCTGCCGCCCGATGCCTTTGAAGAAGCGCTCGCCAAAGTCCTCGACGGTGAGTTTGATACCGAGCACAGATTCTTACTTGAAGCCGAAGTCTATCGCCACGGTATGCTCAAGGCGAGCAATACCGCCGTCAACGAAGCCGTACTCCATCCGGGTAAAATTGCCCACATGATTGAGTTTGAGGTCTATATTGACGATCAGTTCATGTACAGCCAGCGTGCCGACGGCATGATAGTGTCAACGCCAACGGGTTCAACGGCTTATGCCCTCTCCGCTGGCGGCGCTATCCTGACGCCTAATCTGCAGGCTTTGATCTTAGTGCCTATGTTCCCGCACACTTTGTCGTGCCGCCCGATTGTCGTCGATGCCTGCAGCACCATTAAAATGGTGGTGTCACCGGACAATGGCGAGAACCTCGAAGTCAGCTGTGATGGCCACGTGCATTTAGCCGTGTTACCGGGCGATGAAATCATAGTGCGCCGCAGCTCAGAACGATTACGCTTAATTCATCCTAAAGGGCACAATTATTTCCACGTGCTACGGACTAAATTAGGCTGGGGCAGCAAGTTGTTTTAA